CGGTGTCTCGCACGGCGTCCAATGGCCGACGCTGCTCGAGGCGCTCACCCGCGTGCCGCGGGGCTCCACGCCGCCCTCCGTCCGCCTCACGGTCGCCGGCCCCACGGCCACACCACCCGTGCCCTTCTCCGCACCACCTCCAGGCTACGACTGCTCACCGCAGCTGCTCCGGTACGCCAAGTCCATCGACCTAGACCTCGGCATCGTCCAAGCGCCATGTTTGGACACCTTGCACGGCACTCTCACCCCCGGCGAGACCCTCATCGTCTGCCTCCAGTTCCGGCTCGGCCTCGCCACCGCCGACGAGCAAGCAGCTATACTCCGAACGGTCAGGGACCTCAACCCGGAGCTAATGGTCCTCACTGAgctggacggcggcggcggccgcagcGATTACAGCGCAGCCAGCGAGTTCGCGGCGAGGCTGGAGCTGCTTTGGAGATTCCTTgactcgacggcggcggcgttcAAGGGGACGGATGCGGATGAGAGGCGGGtgatggaagcggaggccgggacAGCATTGGCGCCCACGGCGCAGCGGGGAGCGGCCGTGGGCGGGGGGAGGGAGTCGTGGCGGGCTCGTTTGGCCGCGGCGGGGTTCGAGGAGGCGGCGTTCGGGGGCGAGGCGGTGGAGACGGCGAAGGCGCTGCTGAGGAAGTACGATGGCGGGTGGGAGCTGgtgccgccgtcgtcgtccgcggcggcggcggtggggctcCGGTGGAAGGGTCAGCCCGTGTCGTTCTGCTCCCTGTGGCGGCCGGCGCAGGCCAGCCCAGAGCTGATGGGGCGTGGCGCATAAGCGACAAGGGGTTCATGGTGCATGTGCTGATGCGCGCGCCAGCTTTTCCCATGGTCTGGTCTGGACTCGCGCCGAGAGCGTGAGACCAGCACGCGCGCGCCGGTGTAATGCATGATTACAACACGGTGGTTGGCACTCAAAAGTCTGAGACGGATAGGTGGTTTGTATCATTGTATGGGCGAGCCATAGGCACGATGACTTTTGCTGACTTCACTCTGCTTATAACAGTATGCATGTACAAAAGTCAGGCCTCTTTGGAATGACGAAATTTTCTCGCTAATCCTGGCAATTGAACTTTTTTTATGAACGATTTGAGCATTGAACTTAGTCGTATGAACGAAATTCATGTAAGGTTGGTCACTCGCGTCGTGTCAGAAGGCGATGGCCGCCCCTTGTTGACCCTAGCGACACCGACGGCCCGCCCATAACCCCACCCTCAGCCATCGTCGCCACCATATTCGTCGTCGTCCGGCCCGCACCGTCGCACCACCCAATCCATGACCGACCTATGCTACAGGCACAGCTTGTTCTAGGCAGCTAAGAGCACTCACAATACAAAAACTATCATAGTTTTTATGTGCATTAATTATCCTGCCATCTAAGCATTTTGCTGACGTGGCAAGCGATTTATCGAGGAGAGAGGAGAAAATTGTTTCTTAATAAAAACCATATCTATACGAAAATCAAGACACGAAGAGATATGATAGGTAGATGAGCGAGAGAGAAGATGTGCGATTGGGCAAAAGATTAttctgtagaaactatccattaAAAACGTAGTTTCTACACATGTAGTGTCTACGTACGTAGAAACTATACATGGTTTCGGAGATGTCTTACTTCACGACTTCTTGACGACCAGACCCTTCTctctgttatgaacgacgtataggaatatgaagtaaagaatcaagccacagaggagacacacgatttaacgtggaaaacccctccgatgtgaaggggaaaaaccacgggcaccagctagcaacaatctcactatctcaagagttttgggttacacgcctatggcggcttacaagagaatcaagtctccacgaaaccctagcccaagcctccggcgacgggcctccgcttcgctccgtcagaagcccggcctatatcctggagtgaatttggaacaactccaacactcTCCACCCCATTTGCTCCCCACTCTAGCGATCGACACGCGTCTGCCGCTGTCTAATTGCACGACCCGACGTGCCCCAATGCCATGGGCGCAACTGCTCTTGAGACCCACCTCAACCCTAACAGCCCTTTGCTCCTTTGCAACCGCGACGCTGCTAAAAGCCCGCTCCCTTCACCCACACATCCAATGTCACGCAATATATATTGATTTGATCCCACGAATCATTCACCCTCCAGATATCACAACACAAACAGGAACATGCTAAATAGCGTAAGaaacgacacatgcaagcattcaatgGGGAAGAAATCTGTTGACAGATAAATAGCAATCCAATAACATATTTTCCCATTTCATCAACCTTGGAGGTGATACCAAACCAACAAAGAACTGCATTAATCAGGCAGAATGCATCTTAAATTATGAACTCTCCCGGTGATACTTGGGCCTGAATAACTACTCATATCGCGTTACAAAGAGGACTTTGGAGCTGGAAGCAAGAAGTTCAGGATTGCCTCGTTGAACCGCTTTGGATCCTCTTCCTGAGGCATGTGGCCGGTGTCCTTGAGGACCTCCAACCTAGCATTTGCTCCAAGTTTCCTGCATTTGCATTTTTCCTTTCGTAAGTTTTAAATGCCACACGTGAAATCAAACTGTACAAGGTGAGATCAGCATGTACTGACCTTGCCACTTCAAATGCTTTCTCGACAGGGAATATCTGATCATGCTCTCCCCACAACACAAGGACTTCCTGAAAGATTGGACAGATGTTGGGTAAGAAGATCAAATATGGAATGGTAATAACTAATAATGCGTTGCTGTTGCTAAGTATTTAGGAAGTACCTGGGGGAGAGGTGTAAGCTGGAATTTGTCTTTGTTACCCAGTGTTATCCCCTTGATTAGCTCCTTCTTCTCTTCTACTTTGTCGCTGTACAGATACTGCAGCAGAGTCTTACTGTTACTCAAATCTAGAGGTCGTAGTCATGcaatcatgctgacatcacagaGGTAGTTTCTATCAATAAGTAACGGATTACTGTGTTGTGTTTCAGTCTCCAGAACCAAAGATAAGACTGCACTTCAGTACTTATTGAGTATATTGACATTATAATAGGAAATCTACTACTAACTTCAGCCACGGCCTGGATTTAGTAGGCCTTCCATTGTTGACGTTGACTACTCTCAAGTTCCAACTTCCAATTGAATCCAGAACCGGCTGTTGTACAATGCCAGCACTGTGGTCCTTTTCAAGACTAGTGCTGGTCCTTTTCAAGACTGATACTGAACATGTGCAGTGGCTGTTCTTGTAATTGCAAAGAAATTACGATGGGGTAGCATACCAAAATATGGCAGCCGAGCTAATACAATGGTTGTGTCTGCCCATTTGCCAAGCACTAGTTTGCCGTCAACGTCAACAAAGGAAGGCCTACTGAACGGACGTCTAGACGCTCTGAGGTCGGGGAAAAAGATGGCCGCGATGCCTGTCGTCGTTTGTTGGAATGCAGGTAGGCAGGCAGGCATGCAACGACGCGCTTGTACTGGTCACTGACCTGTACTGTACTTTACTGCTACTCTGCTAGTAGTTCTAGAAGGATCTGGGTGTCTAGAGCGGCATCcaggattgattgattgattgattggaaGAGCGGCACGGCCGCAGGAACGGTTGGGAAACGAACGGAAGCTAGGCCGCGGCCGCTGGGAGTTGATGGCGATTCAGCGTGGCAGTTGGGAAACCCGGGAAGCGAGGATCCGAAGACGAGGAACCTGGCGTCAGAAACAAGAATTCCGATCCAGGGCCACGTCATCGCCAGGCGACGTGGCATGGCAGTTGGCACCGTCTCGACGTGACGTGGAGGCCAGGCCATCTGGCCATGCATGAATGCGACACTCCGATGCAACCGAGCAGCGAGCCAGATGGCCTAAAGGAAGGACTCGATCCCAACGCGACACGACGAGCACGCGAACGATCGAGCTTATTGTTTGACCGGAAGCACGATCGCATCTTCTATTTCTATCTAGTGCTTTGAGTTGTATAGTGTAGGAATTCAGGCATGGATCGAGGAGGAGTTTGCGGTTACCTGGACGAGGTCGCGGAGCACGAAGCCCGGCGTGAAGCGGCGCGGGCGGTGGTAGGCGAGCTGCAGCAGCCGCCGCATCTGCTCCGGGGAGCGCGGCAGCATGACGTCCTCGACGCGCTCGGCGCCGCCGCGGCGGAGCAGGGCGCGGTCGTCGTCGGCAGCCTTGAGCAGGTCGGAGCTGGCGATGACCACCCGCTCCACCGCGGCggggcccagcagccgcgccacgTGGTACGCCACGAACCCGCCGTAGCTGGTGCCGGCCACGGACACGCGCACCGGCGTGCCCGGCGCCGGCGCCACTACGGCCGCCACGAGCTTCGCTACCGCCTCCGCCTGCTGCGCCTCGGAGACCCGCCCGGCGCCGGGCGCCGACGTGGTGGACGAGCCGCCGAAGAAGAGGAGGTCCGGGACGATGAGGCGGAACCGGCGCGAGAGCGGGCCCACCTGGCGCCGCCACTGCCACGTCGCCGGGGGCCCGAAGCCGTGCAGGAGCACCAGGACGGGGCGGGCGTCGCCCTCGCCGTCATCGGCGGCGCCCGGCGAGAAGCGCCAGCAGTGGACCGTGGTGGCGCCGCCGTCCAGCGGAACGGAGGCCTCGACGAGGCCCGCCGCGGCGAAGCGGCGCCGGAAGTAGGCGTCCAGCAGCGGCGCGATGCCCAGCGTCGGCATGGCGTGGTGTGGCGTGGCGTGGGTGCAGGGCGGCGGGTAGCGGCGTCCCTGTACCTGGATCGAGAGGTGGGTTGGTGTGGTGTCTTACGGACGGGCGGGAGTCCGGATGATGAGACAGATTATAAATGGAGACCGCCGTGCACTTTACAATTAATGGCACATGTTCTTTTGGTTTCTGGTCTTCTGGAGATGTACTACTCGTATAAATTTCGCTGGTGCAGTACGACAAAGCTTGGACGATGAGTAGATATACGTAGCAAAAGGTTAATTAAAAAAAAACGTAGCAAAAGGGAGTTTGCAATGTCACGATCACGAATCACGATTGATCACGTGTGTGGTGTTTACAGTTTACCTGAAGATCGAATTTTATCTTTGGGTAGGGAAGAGCATCGAACAGATTGTGTCTTCACAAGAGGTCCAAGCGGACGGGAAAATATCAAACGAACATGAGTTCATGTGCACTACTACTCCTATACAAGTACTTCTTTTCAAATTCTAAGTTGTTTTGTCGTGTATCCAAATATAATATCTAAGTATATAGCAATACATAGCCAGATTTATTGTACCTTGAAAAGCtaaaacgaattataatttgaaaGAAGAGGGAGTACATAGAATATAAAGTATCTAAAATACGGACTTGGGAGGTTAGCAGCCATGTTCCCACAAGGGAATGGAAACGTGAAACAAGAATTTAAGGTGTTATTTTATTGAACGTAAATGTTTCCGAATCAGGAGCATAGACGTTCCCGAAACGAGGAACGTGACAATGTTCTAAGTTTTCGGCTGCTAGGAAGCTAAGACGACACTTAAAAAATTTCTCACACAACTACATGtcgtttatattattattattattattatcgtaAAAATCACGTGTCAGTTCACAGTGGCAGGAAAGTACGGATTCAGCATGTTCATAGATGCGCGCAGGTGTTTAACATGGCAACAAACATTGGTATTTTAAATCGGCAAGTTCCAGTTTTCATGATTCTGGAGTCTGAATAGGAATTGAGAGTTTCAGTTATTTCGCACTGGTACATATACTAGCATATCTCATTCCCTGAACAGGTGCGCGCTCTTAAGTTTGTATAAACTCTCATGCAACAACATATGCTGAATAAACCAGGTAAATCATATATGCAACTAACACAAGCGCAAGCGGCAAGCCCATGACCAACACCGTTGATTTTCAGCTTTCATATTCGCTGTCTGGCAGCTGCAGCTAGCAGTCATGGCATTGAGCCGGGGTCTCGCTGCCTGCTTCTGCTTCTTGCTAGCACTGACAGTCCGCCCACTGTGTTATTTCTAAATCCCGGAATCAGGATCAGAACCATCATCATCATTCTCGGTTTCCTCAACCTTGATCAGCCCCGCCAGCATAACAGGACGAACAAGTAGGTAGTTCTGGCTCAGCATTGTGTCCTCAGGAGTCATGAGGGAGGAGAGGGATCGATCCAGGAGGATCAGTAGGCAGTAGCCATGTGCAGAGGGGTGGCATTCCTGCTACGTGCCAGTTCAAAGATCCAGTCCAAAGTGGAGACATTCGTCAGGTTACGACAAACCTACAATCCACGAGCCAACTTTACTTCAAAGATGGTTCTTTTACAAAAGTAAAAAGGTGTGACCCTACAAAGGTCGTGAAAAGATCATTAGGTGAGCAACTCAGCGAGGAAACTTTTCGGAATTTCGTGGCCCTTCCTTCTAGAAACAGGGGAAGCGATAACAAATCTGCCATGCACCAGCAACAACCGTCTTGGCTTCTGTGTTTGAGATCCCTGGAATTCATCAGCTTGGAAGTGACAGCCTTCCAGAATTGCGGAAAAGCTTGAACTGCATGTATGAAACTCTGATTATCTGGTGTTCTTGCAAATACCGGCCAGGTGCACAAGCTCAACTGCAGACACCGAGACAAGACACTGAACGATGGATAAACAGACCTATACATCCACAGTTTTCCCGTCAAAAGGCTCCCTACTTCGACGCGATTCCGCCGATCCGTGAGTAAAGATTCAGAGATGCGCAGGGATTCAAACACCAGGAAACGTGTAGGCGTAATCAAGCAACCTAACAGTTTCCTCAACACAATGGAACGGTGTATCGGGATTATTCGGGGCTTGGCGGTCCAGGGGAGAACGCGGACTTGGCCCGGATGGCGAGGCGCACGTCATCGGCCATTCGGCCTCGAGCGAATGAGCGATACCTGCCGGCGTGGTCGGCGTAGGCCCTGGCCTCGCTGAGCACATCGCCGGGGAAGCGGTGGGCGTGCTCCTCCAAACGGTACAACACCGGCGAGTGGTACTAGTATGCGTCGTACGGTGGCGGCCATTAGGGCAGTGAGAGGGAAAACGGGGCGTATGGCGGGGTGACAGTGACACATATTTGAATATTCCGATTACTGTGTAATAGGTTCTATATCATATTTAGCCACGCATACCAACAACGACGCTTTGGCCGAGTGGTTAAGGCGTGTGCCTGCTAAGTACATGGGGTTTCCCCGCGAGAGTTCGAATCTCTCAGGCGTCGTAtacttttggatttttttttttctttttgcaaaataTATATTTTCCCCTTCCCTCTCGTCTCTTCATTGCTTCACTTTTCAAATTTTATCAGGTTCCTTCACTTtccaaattttaacatgttcCTTCACTTTCCAAAAATTTATAACTAAGTAAGAAAAACATATACAGTTTGGTCTGAAAAGAATAGGCCAAATTTCACCATTGGCTGAGTTTTTTTTTCTGAACCGAAAAGGAGCAGCAGCTCTGCTTGCCTTAGAGAtgggagaagaaaaaaaagtgCAAACAGAAAGTTTAGCACGAGACAAAGGGCAGTGCTAACGCTCGACGTCTTTGTCTGTGCTTGCACTCCGTTTCCCCCGCGCACCTGCGTCGCAAGCCCGCCTACGCGGGGCCGTGCCACCCGCGTGGGGAGTCTCCGCCCGCGCCCCCTCCGCTTCTCACGCGCATGCACGTGGCCAACAGCTGCAACAGGTGACTAGCAGGTGTGGCTACACCAGCATCTAGAAGAGGGGGAGGGCGCGGCGGATGCCCAGACAGCGCCGGGAGGAGGAAACACCAAGGCGAATGTGAGGCAGCAGAAAAGCGAAGacagagatgcaacacccgatctacttttaaaacattcagatacaacacttgcaacatacgtctgaaagcagatgtaacacatgaaacatgcatccaAAACATTAGCTGCaacactagatctacttttgaaacatctagataaacacacttacaacatacgtacaaaatagctgaaacactcaaaacatgcgtgtgaaacacttgcaaaaaacaactaaaacacttcatatgtgtgaaaatatatgtcacgtccagataaaacacttgcgtCTGGAAAACGAGAtgaaacatttcgaacatacgtgtatagccactgcaacatgtgcaacattccggtctatttttgcaacatcaagatgaaacatctgaaaacatttgaaacatactcttgcaacatggacTTTGCTCGAACAAATGGAGGCACGCTGGCGCGGAGGTCGACGGCGGCACATGGACCTCACTGTGCGGCAGCGGCACGGGCAACTCGCCGGCGGGCGCAGTGTCACGCGAATCTCATCGCCCTCGCGTGCTTATTGGAGCATCCGTCGTGGAGGCTCACCGGCTCGGTGGAGGCGGCTGCGGCGAGCGGGTTGGCCGTGGCGAGGAGGCTGCGCGGTGGAGGGGGGCGAGGCAGACTGGGCCCGGTGGGGAATGCAGCGCGGAGGAGGCAGCATGGCGGGGGACCTGCGGCGGCGAGGCGGAGTGGGGTGGGCGGATGGGTACGGCGACGCCGGGAGGAAACGGCGCAGCAAGCATGGGGGCGCGCAGACGAGACGAGCGGATAGGGTCGTTGGGCGAGCGGCGCGTGCGAGAGTGAGCGGTGGGAGACGTCTGTCCGTACGGACATCTTAATTATATATCGTTATCGCAAGACAAAATGTCCTTTTTGCTGCTAAAAACCGTAAGCACACCGTCGTTGGTGATACATTGTCATTTCCTGAGCTAAAACTCTGTGCATCATGTATTTACATGCTATCTTCTTTTGACTTTAATGAGGATACCATATGTCACACATATCGGTTACAGAGCTTTGATGACTCTTTCTCATTTCTATTTTGTCTAAACAGGGGAATCTAAACTTCAGATGATTTACATGGGTCCACGAATGTATTTACAAGGTAGGGTGTTCTACGGCTGTCAGGATTGAGAAACGGCGAGACATTGATCAAACTTTTGGTGGAACTCCCTCGTGTAACCTCTGCATTTGCATGGGGTTGAAGGAATCAGTTCAAGCACGTCGCCCATTTTTAGCTCCTGGTTCCAGTTGTGGACGACATGGCAGTTCAGCCTCAGCCTCAACGGCATCCCGGAGTTAGAGGACCTATTCAGTAGGTCCACTATCGTCCAATGTTGGGGGATTTCTTGCACTGACATCTGTAAACAGATAAAAAAAATTACTTTTGTGGTTAATCAGAAGGTACAACATCAAAAGATAAGAGATACATTTTCATTCTCCAGAAGTATTACTAGTACTGGCCCTTTGTGATCGCATTGTTTCGAGTAAGACAACAGACAGGCATCAGAGTGAGATGGAATAGTGTGCGTTTCCTTTGATGAAGCATCACGTGCAAGTGATGAAGGATGGTCTGTGTTCAGAGTTTGACAATGCCATGTAATAACCCATCTAACCCACTCAACCATTTCAGAAACAGAGGTGCAGCAACTCCTAGCAGCAACTTCCTTATATCTCCAATGAGCAGCAATTCCAAACTCTGCCTGCAAATGCATGTCCCTCGTACGAATTTGGATTTCAAGTGGCAGCGTTTCTTCGGTGAGAACAACTGTATGCAGGGACTGATATCTACAAGTTAGCAAACATTCTTCAGTAAGCATTGTGGATTACATTATTGCATATTATtctcttcgttccaaattatagttcactttgatTGTTTCAAAAAACTCACTTTGGCTTTCTCCTAAGTGAAACTTGTCTAACTTTaaccaaatttttagaaaaatatattaatatctacaagttcaaataaatgcacCATCAAACATATTTCATAGAAAGTTTAATTAAACAAAATTTGATGTTATAAATGTTGatgcatttttctataaacttggttggAGTTAGAGAAGTTTGAATTAGGACAAgccaaagtgaactataatttggaatgggggGAGTAATATCCTATTATGAATCAGTAACATGAATTTACAAAGTAGTACCTGTTGGGTTTGGGACTGTTGATATAATCTTTGAACTTGCCAGGAATTCTAGGCCATAGGTGATGGATAATCTCTAACGCAGCAAAACAATCAGCCTTGTTCTCAAGAATAACACGCACCCCATGTATATCATAAATTTCATCCATGGCCAGCTTCTTCCTAAAATGAAGTGGAATCACATGAGCACATTCAATGATATATTTCAGGCTCCCATCTTCATCAGATTGTTCAGTAAAGCTTGTTCAGGACTCTGTTACAAGGGAGAACAAATTGTAGGACTACATAACAATAGAAATAATTTTGTTCTGTTCATTCTAGTGGTACAAATGAAAATAAAAGAGCACAGTACTCCCTGTTACCTTGCCATCTTGCTGTAGATGCTGTACAAGCTCTTGTGTCTCCCATATATGGCATAATAGGATAGTCCTCTCACCTGAAGGGCTTGTTCAAGTCGCCTTGTTGCAGCTGCAATCATATTTCTGTTGTGGAACTCAGTAAGGCTTGTTGACAGTTCATCAAATTTATCTGGGCAAAGATACTTGAAGCACAGGTTTTCAAGCTGTTCCTTCCAATTCAAGATGCCCAACTGATTCGCCAAGGGAGCAAATATCTCCAGTGTTTCCTTTGCAAAGCTCTGCTGTTTGTTCTTGGGCAAAGAATCCAGAGTCCTCATGTTGTGTAGCCTGTCAGCAAGTTTAATGAGCACAGCTCTTGCATCTTCCATTGCAAGGAAGATTATACGTAATCTGTCAGCTTCATCAATTCTACTGGCTGTATCATTTCTACGAGCCAGTTTGCTCAGATGACTAAGCTTTGAAACCTAAAAAAAAGGCAACAATACTATTGTTTAGTGATTTACTCAAATGAGACAGTATCCTCATCGTCTCCAAAAGAATAAACCAAGATGTCACAAGCAACTGAAGTTTCCTCAACATATATTAGGCGTGAATGTTGACTTTAGACAACCTACATATCGTTTGTTAGCAGAACAAACAACAGCAAAAAACTTCCATATCCCAAATAAATTGGTGTAACACCATAATCTAAGGATTCTGTCAACAAAGAAAACGAATGGAAAGAATGGAAAACAAATAAAACACCATACAGCACGATGCTGATTGGATCTACTAACCCACCAGGGACTGATTTTACATTACTGAAAGATAAGTCATTCCTAGATTAAGCAAGTGCCCACTATAATAATATAGAGGTGATAGTAACGTGATACCTAACTAGGATAGACATAACAAGAATCCTTTCTAGAAGCTCCATGAACAAAGTAACAACCGATAAGTTCTGTCAGTCAGAGTCAGAGATTTAGCAGCACGCAATCCCTACAACGCCAATAAAtaccaggccttgtttagattgcaaatttttgcaatctggatactgtagcacgtttcgtttgtatttgacaaactttgtccgatcatggactaactaggctcaaaagattcgtctcgtgatttacaaccaaactgtgcaattagttattttttttacctacatttaatgctccatgcatgcgtccaaaaattgatgtgatggagagagagtgaaaaaactttggaatttggaggtgatctaaccAAGGCCCCAGAATAAAACTAGAGGGGTCCGTGAGAAGGCTTCTTTGTAGAACTGCAGTCGTTTGTGATCTGATCTTGCACTCCTGCGCCACTTATGTTACGCTCAAGTGCAGGGCATCGATGACATACTCTGGTATAGTGGTATTTGTTATGTGTGTGGTCAAAATGTGGAATAATAATGCTACCTGCAATAAGGGGGTTTTACCAGCAATACCGCATTCAATAAGGTTACTGTAGCATATAGTTAAATAACATTATCTAAAACCAAGAAATCATTATCGCCAGTGCTCAGTCAATCATATCGAAAGGGATCAAAGTAATTACCCCTTTGACAAGGTCGGCGATACCGGCACCAAAATGCTCGGAGATGAAACCGTAGCCCAGCCCCGCGTCATCAACCGTGTCGTGCAGCAGGCCGGCAGCGACGACGGCAGGGCCGGCGCCCAGCTCCGCGAGCAGTGCCGCCGTCTCCACGCAGTGCTGTAGGTACGGGTCGCCGCTCGCGCGCACCTTACATTGGGCAACCAATCGCGCATTCAAGCAAACGCAGTTCCGTCACTTCAGCATCTTGGAGTGCAGACCATGACCGAATAAATGCAAATGCGAGCAACCGGGACACGATCGCGCACCTGGCCTCGGTGAGCCGCCTCTGCGGCGGCGAAGGCCCTCCGCACGAGCTCGTCGCTGAAGATGGCGTGCCGCGACTGTGCGCCGGCTATCAGCGCCGCGGACTGGCCGTCTCCGCCCAGCGCCACGGCGGCTCGGGCCCGCCTGGCAGACGCGGAGCCCCGGCACGGGGCCCGGGATTCGAAGGAGTCGGCTGAGCGCGAGAGAGACAAGTACGGCGGACTCCGGCTCGCCCGCAGCTCGCCGGAGGCCGGGGCTCCGCGAGCGGCCAGAAGCTCCAGCGACGGCGCGGGTGGCTGCGGGGCAAGGCGGGGGTGGGGGCGGCACTTGACCGGGCAGGCGATCGACGGTGTCATGGCTCGCCGGCGGTTGGCGGCCACGCGAATGGAGGCTGACTGGCTTGCGGGCAAAGGAGTGGAGAGGCGATGCAAGAGGCGTCGTGGAAAATGATTTGGGGAGTTGGCttccccctttttttttttttgatggaATGGGGAGTTGGCTTCCTAGTTTCGCGCGAAGTTACTATAGCCGGGGGGAAGTTATCGCTCATTTGCTCTTTGGCCCTCGTATTGTTATCCGTTTGCTCTCTCCACCTTAGAAATGCTAATACTACTTCATATTCTGCTCtctctgttttaaattataagtttttTTCGTAACGTGTCTAGATATGCTATTGTATCTGGATGTATATTAAAATAGAAGTGTTAGAAAGAGTTAAATCGACCTATAATTTAGAATGGGGAGTATAAAATATGTTCTATAAAACTTGATGTTTTGTAGCAATTCAAGGGTGCCCTGTGCAAGAATGCGAGATGGTGTTGCGTGCAAAATGCAACCGAGAAGAACAGCACAAGCATGACTGCAGGAAGCGCGTCCCAAAACGGCAAAACGTGCCTATATCTCCCTGGCACGTGGGCCCCAGCGTCCAAGTGTGACGCACCGCACGGCGGCCGTCTCGGCGGGAACTGGGAACCGACAAAAAACTGAGGGACACACACGGGTTCGGTTCCTTGTGCGTGCGGGGGAGGGTTTGCGTTGCCGGCTCAGCAAGGCTGCAGAGAGAGGGTGCCGGATGCAGGAGCGCGGTGTGCGGTGTGCCGGTGCCGGTGTGCGCCGGTGCCGTTCAGCGTTTACCGTGTCAGTTCTTGGAGTCACCGTGCGTGATTCAGCAGGAGGAAACACCCAAATGGATCACTGATTTTAAAGATTTTCTATATTTTCTAAACGAAAATAATAAAACTAGTTTATTTTCtaaatttataaatattttattttaaaCAAACTAGAATCTAAGTATTTCTAAAAATATAGggctcgttcgctggtctgaccGAGACTAGCC
Above is a genomic segment from Miscanthus floridulus cultivar M001 chromosome 3, ASM1932011v1, whole genome shotgun sequence containing:
- the LOC136547199 gene encoding uncharacterized protein; its protein translation is MPTLGIAPLLDAYFRRRFAAAGLVEASVPLDGGATTVHCWRFSPGAADDGEGDARPVLVLLHGFGPPATWQWRRQVGPLSRRFRLIVPDLLFFGGSSTTSAPGAGRVSEAQQAEAVAKLVAAVVAPAPGTPVRVSVAGTSYGGFVAYHVARLLGPAAVERVVIASSDLLKAADDDRALLRRGGAERVEDVMLPRSPEQMRRLLQLAYHRPRRFTPGFVLRDLVQYLYSDKVEEKKELIKGITLGNKDKFQLTPLPQEVLVLWGEHDQIFPVEKAFEVARKLGANARLEVLKDTGHMPQEEDPKRFNEAILNFLLPAPKSSL
- the LOC136547201 gene encoding probable GTP diphosphokinase RSH3, chloroplastic isoform X1, with amino-acid sequence MTPSIACPVKCRPHPRLAPQPPAPSLELLAARGAPASGELRASRSPPYLSLSRSADSFESRAPCRGSASARRARAAVALGGDGQSAALIAGAQSRHAIFSDELVRRAFAAAEAAHRGQVRASGDPYLQHCVETAALLAELGAGPAVVAAGLLHDTVDDAGLGYGFISEHFGAGIADLVKGVSKLSHLSKLARRNDTASRIDEADRLRIIFLAMEDARAVLIKLADRLHNMRTLDSLPKNKQQSFAKETLEIFAPLANQLGILNWKEQLENLCFKYLCPDKFDELSTSLTEFHNRNMIAAATRRLEQALQVRGLSYYAIYGRHKSLYSIYSKMARKKLAMDEIYDIHGVRVILENKADCFAALEIIHHLWPRIPGKFKDYINSPKPNRYQSLHTVVLTEETLPLEIQIRTRDMHLQAEFGIAAHWRYKEVAARSCCTSVSEMVEWVRWVITWHCQTLNTDHPSSLARDASSKETHTIPSHSDACLLSYSKQCDHKGPVLVILLENENMSVQEIPQHWTIVDLLNRSSNSGMPLRLRLNCHVVHNWNQELKMGDVLELIPSTPCKCRGYTREFHQKFDQCLAVSQS
- the LOC136547201 gene encoding probable GTP diphosphokinase RSH3, chloroplastic isoform X2, whose translation is MTPSIACPVKCRPHPRLAPQPPAPSLELLAARGAPASGELRASRSPPYLSLSRSADSFESRAPCRGSASARRARAAVALGGDGQSAALIAGAQSRHAIFSDELVRRAFAAAEAAHRGQVRASGDPYLQHCVETAALLAELGAGPAVVAAGLLHDTVDDAGLGYGFISEHFGAGIADLVKGVSKLSHLSKLARRNDTASRIDEADRLRIIFLAMEDARAVLIKLADRLHNMRTLDSLPKNKQQSFAKETLEIFAPLANQLGILNWKEQLENLCFKYLCPDKFDELSTSLTEFHNRNMIAAATRRLEQALQVRGLSYYAIYGRHKSLYSIYSKMARKKLAMDEIYDIHGVRVILENKADCFAALEIIHHLWPRIPGKFKDYINSPKPNRYQSLHTVVLTEETLPLEIQIRTRDMHLQAEFGIAAHWRYKEVAARSCCTSVSEMVEWVRWVITWHCQTLNTDHPSSLARDASSKETHTIPSHSDACLLSYSKQCDHKGPVLMSVQEIPQHWTIVDLLNRSSNSGMPLRLRLNCHVVHNWNQELKMGDVLELIPSTPCKCRGYTREFHQKFDQCLAVSQS